From Dictyoglomus sp., one genomic window encodes:
- a CDS encoding glycosyltransferase family 2 protein: MKIYVIIIHYKGLKDTLNLLENLLNLNYQDFQIVLINNNPSEDLKENLLKFFKDKNWSNEYYVERNNRIIFGSYNLKYPIVLINQENKGYAGGVNTGLRYALEKNDFSYVWILNNDLILDSSSLIELINYAEEKKKKGIKVGIIGSKLLYYWNPRIFQGIGGRFNKYLALTSHIGGFEEDKGQYDKEIYNIDYVIGACMFVPKEFILDVGLMDEKYFLYFEDLDWSERAKRKGYKLLYCWKSKVYHKEGESIGSSSIGKEKSEIADYYWMRNRIIFTRKFYPQYLVFVYLSYLGVLINRIKRKQFKRVGLMFKAIKDSKC, translated from the coding sequence ATGAAAATATATGTTATTATAATCCATTATAAAGGACTAAAGGATACTCTAAATTTGCTAGAAAATCTTTTAAATTTAAATTATCAAGATTTTCAAATAGTTCTGATTAATAATAACCCTTCAGAAGATTTAAAAGAAAATTTATTAAAGTTTTTTAAAGATAAGAACTGGAGTAATGAATACTATGTAGAGAGAAATAATAGAATTATTTTTGGATCTTATAATCTTAAATATCCAATTGTCTTAATAAACCAAGAAAACAAAGGTTACGCAGGAGGAGTTAATACTGGTCTTAGGTATGCCTTAGAAAAAAATGATTTTTCGTATGTCTGGATATTAAATAATGATTTAATATTAGACTCGTCTTCTTTAATAGAATTAATAAATTATGCGGAGGAGAAAAAAAAGAAAGGAATAAAAGTTGGTATTATAGGCTCAAAACTCTTGTATTATTGGAATCCTAGAATTTTTCAAGGAATAGGAGGTAGATTTAATAAATATTTAGCCTTAACAAGCCATATAGGAGGTTTTGAAGAAGATAAAGGACAGTATGATAAAGAAATTTACAATATAGATTATGTTATTGGTGCATGTATGTTTGTTCCAAAAGAGTTTATACTAGATGTGGGATTAATGGATGAGAAATATTTTTTATATTTCGAAGATTTGGATTGGAGTGAAAGGGCAAAAAGAAAAGGTTATAAGCTTCTTTATTGTTGGAAAAGTAAAGTCTATCATAAGGAAGGAGAAAGCATAGGTTCAAGTTCAATAGGAAAGGAAAAAAGTGAAATTGCTGATTATTATTGGATGAGAAATAGAATAATTTTTACAAGAAAATTTTATCCGCAATATTTAGTTTTTGTTTATTTGAGTTATCTTGGTGTTTTAATAAATAGAATTAAGAGGAAACAATTTAAAAGAGTTGGACTTATGTTTAAAGCTATAAAGGATAGTAAATGTTGA
- a CDS encoding glycosyltransferase family 4 protein: MLNLILDCRMIDFSGIGTYLQNLIPYLNKEINLIFLGDKEKIKKYVANESIEVITVKSSIYSPFEQIELPWKIRKCDIFWSPHFNVPVLPIKAKRRLVTIHDVFHLAFSGIYNYFERNYAKFLVNSAVRLSDRVITVSNFSKQEIIKYTGVKREKITVIYNGVDTNIFKKYDKKDLKNIIFRYNLPEKFILYVGNVKPHKNLKNTLLAFKIVKEEIDDLSLVIVGKKEGFIKEDIEVFNLLSKDNDLQERVVFTGYVEKFDIPKIYNLASILVFPSIYEGFGLPPLEAMACGCPVVASDIPVIREICEDAVYYVNPYNPMEIAKGIISVFQDRNLRERLIEKGWRRVNKFTWEESAKKHLEVILEI, translated from the coding sequence ATGTTGAATCTAATTCTTGACTGTCGCATGATAGATTTCTCTGGAATAGGGACATATCTCCAGAATTTAATACCCTATCTAAATAAGGAGATAAATTTAATTTTTTTAGGAGATAAGGAAAAAATTAAAAAATATGTAGCTAATGAAAGTATTGAAGTTATTACTGTTAAATCTTCGATCTATTCTCCTTTTGAACAGATAGAGCTTCCTTGGAAGATTAGAAAATGTGATATTTTTTGGTCTCCCCATTTTAATGTACCAGTTTTACCAATTAAAGCAAAGAGAAGATTAGTAACGATACATGATGTTTTTCATCTTGCTTTTTCTGGTATATACAATTATTTTGAAAGAAATTATGCAAAATTTCTTGTAAATTCTGCGGTAAGATTATCGGATAGGGTTATTACAGTCTCAAATTTTTCTAAACAAGAAATTATTAAATATACAGGAGTAAAAAGAGAAAAGATTACAGTTATTTATAATGGTGTTGATACTAATATATTCAAGAAATATGATAAAAAAGATCTTAAGAATATAATCTTTAGATATAATCTTCCAGAAAAATTTATCTTATATGTGGGAAATGTGAAACCTCATAAAAATCTTAAAAATACTCTTTTGGCTTTTAAAATAGTAAAAGAGGAAATTGATGATTTAAGTTTAGTTATTGTTGGGAAAAAAGAGGGATTTATAAAAGAAGATATTGAAGTTTTTAATTTATTATCAAAAGATAATGATCTACAGGAAAGAGTTGTTTTTACTGGTTACGTGGAGAAGTTCGATATTCCTAAGATATATAACTTGGCAAGTATACTTGTATTTCCCTCAATCTATGAGGGATTTGGTCTTCCTCCTCTTGAGGCTATGGCATGCGGATGTCCAGTAGTTGCATCAGATATTCCAGTAATTAGAGAGATATGTGAAGATGCTGTATATTATGTAAACCCCTATAATCCTATGGAAATAGCTAAGGGAATCATATCAGTTTTTCAAGACAGAAATTTAAGAGAAAGATTAATTGAAAAAGGCTGGAGAAGAGTTAATAAATTTACATGGGAGGAATCCGCTAAAAAACATTTGGAAGTAATATTAGAGATATGA
- a CDS encoding HypC/HybG/HupF family hydrogenase formation chaperone: protein MCLGVPLKVIEIKDDNVALVDMGGATIEISTIFTPEVKIGDYVIVHAGFSISILSQDEAEEVLEILEKS from the coding sequence GTGTGTCTTGGAGTACCATTAAAAGTGATAGAAATAAAAGATGATAATGTTGCTCTTGTAGATATGGGAGGGGCTACTATTGAAATAAGTACTATTTTTACCCCAGAAGTTAAAATAGGAGATTATGTGATTGTCCATGCTGGATTTTCAATAAGTATTCTTTCTCAAGATGAAGCAGAGGAGGTTCTTGAAATTTTAGAAAAATCTTAG
- the hypD gene encoding hydrogenase formation protein HypD encodes MKVKDFVERIKDISKKEINIMEFCGTHTHEIFRYGIREILPENIHLFSGPGCPVCVTAEEDIDYILFLSENYNFGIITFGDLINVPGSTGSLNYLRAKGKEVIVIYSPLEALNIAKKNKNKKYILVGIGFETTAPNFAYTLIKIKEENIPNLFFLSLHKLTPPAIKAILDMGEVKLDGIIGPGHVSTIIGRKGWEEVFNQYNIPFAITGFKPEEILYGIYLLVITIEEGKASLINAYKKSVKEEGNKKALDFIYKVFKKGPAKWRGFGIIDNSGLILKEEFEDIDIRKIYPVKIESKGNLLCKCGEVLRGVLKPPECPLYGRICTPENPKGPCMVSSEGTCSAYYIYGGNRWKR; translated from the coding sequence ATGAAAGTGAAAGATTTTGTAGAAAGGATAAAGGATATATCGAAAAAAGAAATAAATATAATGGAATTTTGTGGAACCCATACTCATGAGATTTTTAGATATGGAATTAGAGAAATTTTACCAGAAAATATTCATCTTTTCTCGGGTCCTGGGTGTCCTGTATGCGTAACAGCAGAAGAAGATATTGATTATATCTTATTTCTCTCAGAAAATTACAATTTTGGAATAATTACTTTTGGAGATTTAATAAATGTTCCAGGTTCCACGGGAAGTTTAAATTATTTAAGAGCAAAGGGAAAGGAAGTAATTGTTATATACTCTCCCCTTGAGGCATTAAATATAGCTAAAAAAAATAAAAATAAAAAATATATTTTAGTGGGAATCGGTTTTGAGACTACAGCTCCTAACTTTGCTTATACTTTAATAAAAATAAAAGAAGAAAATATTCCCAATTTATTCTTTCTTTCTCTTCATAAATTAACTCCTCCTGCTATTAAGGCAATACTTGATATGGGAGAGGTAAAACTTGATGGGATTATTGGTCCAGGACATGTATCTACTATTATTGGAAGAAAAGGATGGGAAGAGGTTTTTAATCAATATAATATTCCCTTCGCAATTACAGGTTTTAAACCTGAAGAAATTTTATATGGCATATATCTTTTGGTAATTACTATTGAGGAAGGAAAAGCTTCTCTTATAAATGCCTATAAAAAGAGCGTAAAAGAAGAAGGTAACAAAAAAGCTTTAGATTTCATATATAAGGTTTTTAAAAAAGGACCTGCAAAATGGAGAGGGTTTGGTATTATTGATAACAGTGGTCTTATACTAAAAGAAGAATTTGAAGATATCGATATAAGAAAAATTTATCCTGTAAAGATTGAATCTAAGGGGAATTTATTATGTAAATGTGGTGAGGTACTAAGAGGTGTATTAAAACCTCCAGAGTGTCCCCTTTATGGAAGGATATGTACTCCTGAAAATCCAAAGGGTCCCTGTATGGTTTCTTCTGAAGGGACATGTTCTGCTTATTATATTTATGGGGGAAATAGATGGAAGAGATAA
- the hypE gene encoding hydrogenase expression/formation protein HypE: MEEIILLSHGSGGELTKRLIEEEILKYFGNEILGELLDSGVFNIEGKIAFTTDSFVVSPIFFNGGDIGKLSIYGTVNDLSVMGAKPLYLSVGFIIEEGLTLNEFRKILQSMSNASRECGVKIITGDTKVVEKGKGDKIFINTTGIGIIEKDLDWRGRKIEEGDLIIVNGGIGEHGISLMLQRLGVKIGEEIKSDLAPLNSLTLPLLSFFKGIKFMRDPTRGGVAGVLNEVAQRYNVEIEIEEEKIPLKDWVRSASEILGIDPLYSANEGKVIIIVTREEGDKIVEFLNKHELGKEGRIIGEIKGKGNKVYLRTKIGTRRILDPLRKDLLPRIC; encoded by the coding sequence ATGGAAGAGATAATTCTTCTTTCTCATGGAAGTGGAGGAGAACTGACAAAAAGGCTTATTGAAGAGGAAATTTTAAAATATTTTGGAAATGAAATATTAGGTGAGTTATTAGATTCAGGAGTTTTTAATATAGAAGGAAAGATTGCTTTTACTACTGATTCTTTTGTAGTATCTCCTATCTTTTTTAACGGAGGAGATATAGGAAAACTTTCTATTTATGGAACTGTAAATGATTTATCGGTAATGGGAGCAAAACCTTTATATTTGAGTGTGGGATTTATTATTGAAGAGGGTCTAACTTTAAATGAATTTAGAAAAATCCTCCAATCTATGAGTAATGCAAGTAGGGAATGTGGAGTAAAAATTATTACAGGGGATACAAAAGTTGTAGAAAAAGGAAAAGGGGACAAGATTTTTATAAATACAACTGGCATTGGAATAATAGAAAAAGATTTGGATTGGAGAGGGAGAAAAATAGAGGAGGGGGACTTGATAATTGTTAATGGAGGAATTGGAGAACATGGGATTTCTCTAATGCTTCAAAGATTAGGAGTTAAAATAGGAGAAGAAATAAAGTCAGATCTTGCTCCTTTAAATTCTCTAACTTTACCTCTTCTTTCATTTTTTAAAGGAATTAAATTTATGAGAGATCCCACAAGGGGTGGAGTTGCGGGAGTTTTAAATGAGGTTGCTCAGAGATATAATGTGGAAATAGAAATTGAAGAAGAAAAGATTCCTCTAAAGGATTGGGTGAGATCTGCAAGTGAGATTTTAGGCATAGATCCTCTTTATTCTGCTAACGAAGGAAAGGTAATTATTATAGTGACAAGGGAAGAAGGAGATAAAATTGTTGAATTTTTGAATAAACATGAACTAGGAAAAGAAGGAAGAATTATTGGAGAAATTAAAGGTAAGGGAAATAAGGTGTATTTAAGGACTAAGATTGGTACAAGAAGAATTTTAGATCCATTAAGAAAGGATCTCCTTCCAAGAATATGTTAA
- a CDS encoding homocysteine S-methyltransferase family protein, whose amino-acid sequence MLKDNKEFLKRNLLFDGAMGTELQRRGLPIGIPPELWNMDNPNIVEDIHRDYISSGAMVIETNTFGGNRLRLKRKDLEGKVKEINKRAVEIALKFKSKGILIAGSVGPLGELIEPYGDITEEEAEEIFSEQIEILRDSGVDFILIETMISLNEAKIALRSAKRLGCIVGVTMSFEWGAKGGRTPFGDEVEISMRELEKEGADFVGANCGKGIEDMRKIAPILRKSTNLPILIQPNAGMPQIINRKLVYSESPSNFAVFVEEMLDLGVNFIGGCCGTNPEFIKEAYKIFKEKGRI is encoded by the coding sequence ATGTTAAAGGATAATAAAGAATTTTTAAAAAGAAATCTACTTTTTGATGGTGCTATGGGGACAGAGCTTCAAAGAAGAGGTCTTCCCATAGGAATACCTCCAGAGCTTTGGAATATGGATAATCCTAATATTGTTGAGGATATCCATAGAGATTATATTTCTTCTGGGGCTATGGTGATTGAGACTAATACTTTTGGAGGAAACAGGTTAAGATTAAAAAGAAAAGATCTAGAGGGAAAAGTTAAAGAAATAAATAAAAGGGCAGTAGAGATTGCATTAAAATTTAAAAGTAAGGGAATATTAATTGCAGGGTCGGTAGGACCTTTAGGAGAACTTATTGAGCCATATGGGGATATTACAGAAGAAGAAGCAGAAGAGATTTTTTCTGAACAGATAGAAATATTGAGAGATTCAGGGGTGGACTTTATTCTTATAGAGACCATGATTTCCTTGAATGAAGCGAAAATAGCCTTAAGATCCGCAAAAAGGTTAGGATGTATAGTAGGTGTCACTATGAGTTTTGAATGGGGAGCAAAGGGTGGAAGAACTCCCTTTGGAGATGAGGTAGAAATATCTATGAGGGAGTTGGAAAAGGAAGGGGCAGATTTTGTGGGAGCAAATTGTGGAAAAGGAATTGAAGATATGAGAAAAATAGCACCTATACTTAGAAAGTCAACAAATCTTCCTATTTTAATACAGCCCAATGCAGGTATGCCTCAAATTATTAATAGAAAATTGGTTTATTCAGAATCTCCCTCTAATTTTGCAGTTTTTGTTGAAGAAATGTTAGATTTAGGAGTAAATTTTATTGGGGGATGTTGTGGAACAAATCCTGAATTCATAAAGGAAGCTTATAAGATTTTTAAAGAAAAAGGTAGAATATAA
- a CDS encoding glycosyl hydrolase 53 family protein has protein sequence MRSNKLFSIFKIMTMLGLVSFLVPGFSETKIFVNPIENLPPDFIKGIDVSMLYQIEENGGKFYDNGIEKDPLKILKDHGVNWIRLRVWNDPYDEKGQPLGGGNCDYIKMTKIAQRAKALGLKVCLDFHYSDWWADPGKQTKPKAWKDLKGTSLVKEVSNFTTKVLDYMKKNNALPDMVQLGNEINNGFLWPDGQLIGVNVGGFDGFVKLLNAGISAVRKISKSIKIALHLSDGGNNSLYRWFFAEMVARKVDFDIIGVSYYPYWHGTLEELKANLNDISQRFNKDVVILETAYAWTLQDVDGHPNIFGGDMEVMGGYKATIQGQATAIRDIMEVVAQVPNKRGLGIFYWEGCWIPVKGAGWKTGEGNPWENQALFDFNGNALPSLDVFNLVYGKSYIKPEPRELLSDVNIKTSTGEIPRLPEKVKILFSDDSIRSIPVTWEEIDKSLISTPGTFKIKGVARDVNINVFAKITVIGEKNFVQNPSFESGSFDPWIVVGDRTAVKVVKASPPQNAKSGEYAVNYWLDKPFKFEMYQLIKGLKNGNYKVSFWIQGGGGENILKLKVSEYGGEDLILDIVNTGWLKWSNPTIKGIKVSNGQCKISIIVDGNTGNWGWIDDFELTEE, from the coding sequence ATGAGATCCAATAAACTTTTCTCAATATTTAAAATAATGACCATGTTGGGACTAGTTTCCTTTCTTGTACCAGGATTTTCAGAAACCAAAATATTTGTAAATCCCATTGAGAATCTACCACCAGATTTTATTAAAGGAATTGATGTTTCAATGCTTTATCAGATTGAAGAGAATGGTGGTAAATTTTACGACAATGGCATAGAAAAGGATCCTCTTAAGATATTAAAGGACCATGGAGTAAACTGGATAAGATTAAGAGTTTGGAATGATCCCTATGATGAGAAGGGACAACCCCTAGGAGGAGGAAACTGTGATTACATAAAAATGACAAAAATTGCTCAAAGAGCAAAAGCTTTAGGATTAAAGGTATGTCTTGATTTTCACTATAGTGATTGGTGGGCAGATCCAGGAAAACAGACAAAGCCAAAAGCATGGAAAGATTTAAAAGGAACATCCTTAGTTAAAGAAGTGTCTAATTTTACTACTAAAGTTTTAGATTACATGAAAAAGAATAATGCCCTTCCTGATATGGTCCAATTAGGAAACGAAATAAACAATGGATTTTTATGGCCTGATGGACAACTTATTGGGGTAAATGTAGGAGGATTTGATGGATTTGTAAAACTACTAAATGCTGGAATCAGCGCTGTGAGAAAAATAAGTAAGTCTATTAAAATTGCTCTTCATTTATCCGATGGTGGGAATAATTCTTTATATCGCTGGTTCTTTGCAGAAATGGTAGCAAGAAAGGTAGATTTTGACATTATTGGAGTATCATATTATCCCTACTGGCATGGAACTCTCGAAGAATTAAAAGCAAACTTAAATGATATTTCCCAAAGATTTAACAAGGATGTAGTAATTCTTGAAACTGCTTATGCATGGACCTTACAAGACGTGGATGGACATCCCAATATTTTTGGGGGAGATATGGAAGTAATGGGAGGATATAAAGCAACAATTCAGGGGCAGGCTACTGCAATAAGAGACATTATGGAAGTTGTTGCTCAAGTTCCCAACAAAAGAGGCTTAGGAATATTTTACTGGGAAGGATGTTGGATACCTGTAAAGGGAGCAGGTTGGAAAACTGGAGAAGGAAATCCCTGGGAAAATCAAGCCTTATTTGATTTTAATGGGAATGCTCTACCCTCCCTAGATGTTTTTAATCTTGTTTATGGAAAATCCTACATAAAGCCTGAACCCAGGGAATTGCTTTCTGACGTAAATATAAAAACTTCTACAGGCGAAATACCGCGACTTCCTGAAAAGGTTAAAATCTTATTTTCTGATGATTCTATAAGATCAATTCCAGTTACATGGGAAGAGATTGATAAATCATTAATTTCTACACCAGGAACCTTTAAAATAAAAGGTGTTGCCAGAGATGTAAATATTAATGTATTTGCAAAAATAACTGTTATTGGAGAAAAGAATTTTGTTCAGAATCCAAGTTTCGAGTCAGGAAGTTTTGATCCCTGGATAGTAGTAGGAGATAGAACTGCAGTAAAAGTAGTTAAAGCAAGTCCTCCTCAGAATGCTAAATCTGGAGAATATGCAGTAAATTATTGGCTTGATAAGCCATTTAAATTTGAAATGTACCAACTAATTAAGGGACTGAAAAATGGAAATTACAAAGTAAGTTTTTGGATTCAAGGTGGAGGAGGAGAGAATATTCTGAAACTTAAAGTAAGCGAATATGGAGGAGAAGATTTGATTCTAGATATTGTAAATACTGGATGGCTTAAATGGAGTAATCCTACTATAAAAGGAATAAAAGTTTCCAACGGTCAATGTAAAATTAGTATTATAGTTGATGGTAATACAGGAAATTGGGGCTGGATTGATGATTTTGAATTAACAGAAGAATAA
- a CDS encoding ABC transporter permease subunit, which produces MVGEGRKSLLTHLILWIVIPIILFPIIWVVSTSIRRDEAAFSTKIFSSRLTLQHYIDLIAPEKNIPVLIQELQNLVLRTPPYDKWKDEKINRLIEEDLKALQNYIKETQERYIYSKESFDKVNNFLSSKNEEIKKRTLSILLELKKFLEGKISKEKSLRNNLKENNTSLKKLKERLYEISERIKKNSIEISKIKNNYISLQENILNINKEFSYKINPQIEFLNKSLTKNSNILPASFIDIKKDNFLSKSLNILENIIKKIEKYPDLSETLNSLNNLYSNLKKQENLLLNQSREIYISIRELNSKISPSISKLEYNIKELKKEERKLALLEQENEFLEIQKEILGTEIKEEEEELKPLSKDLEISNFLKKLEEKIKDIENTKNFEDLIILCAPIEGEFRDFVSNYIMNFDRDELVSKIESSADKLRWFQEYSTFLEKFDLFTRNFNKTMEKTQVYLSDLILKKMSIKPEILDKLYNIAKTDYVNLVSPNMNIVSKKAGDLMDLLPYREIKGHLNRIDGELFRIDQIWKQKTKHYFLRWVRNSIFVAGFAAIITTIICSIAAYPFSRLRFWGRRYGIMTLLLIQMFPSAVYMIAIYSLLNLLGKFIPFLGLDTLTGLTFVYLGNIAYNMYIIKGFYDTIPDSLEESAMIDGATRFQTFYKIVIPLARPILAVVVILTFMSVFNEFIFARIILRDAKNYTYAIGLWTFSSGPYLTEWGLFTAAALLGMLPMTILFLSLQRYIVSGLTKGAVKG; this is translated from the coding sequence ATGGTTGGAGAAGGAAGAAAAAGTTTATTAACTCATTTAATTTTATGGATTGTTATCCCTATAATTCTCTTTCCCATAATTTGGGTGGTATCAACTTCCATAAGAAGAGACGAGGCTGCTTTCTCAACAAAGATTTTTTCTTCAAGATTAACCCTTCAACACTATATAGACTTAATAGCACCCGAGAAAAATATTCCTGTTCTTATACAGGAACTCCAAAACTTAGTTTTAAGAACACCGCCTTATGATAAATGGAAGGATGAGAAGATTAATAGACTTATAGAAGAAGATTTAAAGGCATTACAAAATTATATAAAGGAAACTCAAGAAAGGTATATATATTCTAAAGAATCCTTTGATAAAGTAAATAACTTTCTTTCTTCTAAAAATGAAGAAATTAAAAAAAGAACTTTATCAATACTTTTAGAATTAAAAAAATTTTTAGAAGGAAAGATTTCTAAGGAAAAATCCCTAAGAAATAATCTAAAAGAAAATAATACCTCTTTAAAAAAACTTAAAGAAAGGCTTTATGAAATTTCTGAAAGAATAAAGAAAAACTCTATAGAGATAAGCAAAATTAAAAATAATTACATATCCTTACAAGAAAATATTCTTAACATAAATAAAGAATTTAGTTATAAGATAAATCCACAGATTGAATTCCTAAATAAGAGCCTAACTAAGAATTCCAATATCTTGCCTGCGTCTTTTATAGATATCAAAAAGGATAATTTTTTATCGAAGTCTCTAAATATTTTAGAAAATATTATCAAAAAGATTGAAAAATATCCTGATCTTTCTGAGACTTTAAATTCCTTAAACAATCTTTATAGTAACTTGAAGAAGCAAGAAAATCTTTTGCTTAATCAATCAAGGGAAATATATATAAGCATAAGAGAATTGAATTCTAAGATTTCCCCATCGATTTCTAAACTTGAATATAACATTAAAGAACTTAAAAAGGAAGAAAGAAAATTGGCTTTATTAGAACAAGAAAATGAGTTTTTAGAAATACAAAAGGAAATTTTGGGAACAGAAATAAAAGAAGAGGAAGAAGAACTAAAACCTCTTTCTAAAGATTTAGAAATTTCTAATTTCTTAAAAAAATTAGAAGAAAAGATAAAAGATATTGAAAACACTAAAAATTTTGAAGATTTAATCATCCTTTGCGCACCTATAGAGGGGGAATTTAGAGATTTTGTCAGCAACTATATCATGAATTTTGATAGAGATGAATTAGTGTCTAAAATAGAATCTTCTGCAGATAAATTGAGATGGTTTCAGGAATATAGTACATTTTTAGAAAAATTTGATCTTTTCACAAGGAATTTTAATAAAACCATGGAGAAAACCCAAGTCTATCTTTCAGATTTAATCTTAAAAAAGATGTCCATAAAACCAGAAATTTTAGATAAATTATATAATATTGCCAAAACTGATTATGTGAACCTTGTGAGCCCCAATATGAATATTGTTTCCAAAAAGGCAGGAGATCTAATGGATCTACTACCCTACAGAGAAATTAAGGGGCATTTAAATAGAATTGATGGAGAATTATTTAGAATCGATCAAATATGGAAGCAGAAAACAAAACATTATTTCTTAAGATGGGTTAGAAACTCAATTTTTGTTGCTGGTTTTGCTGCAATTATAACCACCATCATATGCTCCATTGCTGCCTATCCCTTTAGCAGATTAAGATTTTGGGGAAGAAGATATGGAATAATGACTCTTCTTCTAATCCAGATGTTTCCCAGTGCAGTTTATATGATCGCTATATATAGCCTTCTCAATTTATTAGGGAAGTTTATTCCCTTTTTAGGCTTGGATACTCTAACAGGACTTACCTTTGTTTATCTTGGCAACATTGCATATAACATGTATATAATCAAAGGATTTTACGACACCATTCCTGATTCTTTAGAAGAATCCGCAATGATTGATGGTGCCACAAGATTTCAAACCTTTTATAAGATAGTTATTCCCCTTGCTCGACCTATTCTCGCAGTAGTAGTAATTTTAACTTTTATGAGTGTCTTTAATGAATTCATCTTTGCAAGAATTATATTGCGAGATGCCAAAAATTATACATATGCTATTGGACTTTGGACCTTCTCCTCAGGACCATATCTTACAGAATGGGGCTTATTCACAGCAGCTGCCCTTCTTGGAATGTTGCCTATGACTATTTTATTCCTTTCCCTTCAAAGATATATAGTTTCTGGACTTACTAAGGGAGCAGTAAAGGGATAA